In one window of Armatimonadota bacterium DNA:
- a CDS encoding protein kinase yields the protein MAQGPVDRLTAHVVQNYQVTGEISRDAMSRLFQATSPSLGSAVIIQVIPGELTDDPEFPDRFQSRMRKAASLAHRNILHVNHFSHEESNYYVVLDYFDGRPLAQLLEEQGRLPGPEVLNCLSQALEALDHAHKNGIAHGALHPGGVLVADSGEVRLTGFGIAKAIDPQSMLVERPNNPYPYKSPEQAMALPVDARSDLFSLGLIIWQALTGKLPAGEDVPPPSTVSSNVPPELDEITMRMLVARPRDRFRTARQVTIALSGAMRASGRRPRPVAPARQPAPAAGAAPAVEPAQVSSEPEHEATALAAQADVSGAAEQGINACREGNIEDAIRLLEEAAESMPRSVRVLGHLGASYYAAQRYGDAADALTRALEVRPDLATLRYNLGNALLAQGKLAEAKLAFQRAWDEDPSCTGALLMLVSLEGVSRSR from the coding sequence ATGGCCCAAGGGCCTGTAGACAGACTTACCGCGCACGTCGTGCAGAACTACCAGGTAACCGGAGAGATCTCGCGCGACGCAATGAGCCGCTTGTTCCAAGCGACGAGCCCGTCGCTGGGCAGCGCCGTGATCATCCAGGTCATCCCCGGCGAACTAACCGACGACCCGGAGTTTCCCGACCGATTTCAGAGCCGCATGCGCAAGGCTGCCAGTCTGGCCCATCGCAACATTCTCCACGTTAACCACTTCTCACATGAAGAGTCCAACTACTACGTCGTGCTGGATTACTTCGATGGGCGGCCACTGGCGCAGCTGCTCGAGGAGCAAGGGCGACTGCCCGGGCCGGAGGTGCTCAACTGCCTGAGCCAAGCGCTCGAGGCACTCGACCACGCACACAAGAACGGCATCGCCCACGGAGCGCTTCATCCCGGCGGAGTGCTGGTGGCGGACAGCGGCGAGGTGCGCCTGACCGGGTTCGGCATAGCGAAAGCCATTGACCCGCAGAGCATGCTCGTCGAACGGCCGAACAACCCGTATCCCTACAAGTCGCCGGAGCAAGCGATGGCGCTTCCGGTGGACGCGCGCTCGGACCTCTTTTCACTGGGCCTAATTATATGGCAGGCGCTCACCGGAAAGCTGCCCGCGGGAGAAGACGTGCCGCCGCCGAGCACGGTGAGCAGCAACGTCCCGCCGGAGTTGGACGAGATTACGATGCGGATGCTCGTGGCGCGTCCGCGCGACCGGTTCCGCACCGCGCGCCAGGTGACGATTGCACTTTCCGGAGCGATGCGCGCGAGCGGGAGACGACCCCGGCCGGTCGCGCCAGCGAGACAACCGGCTCCGGCCGCGGGTGCGGCGCCTGCTGTCGAGCCGGCGCAGGTCAGCTCCGAGCCGGAGCACGAAGCGACTGCGCTAGCGGCGCAAGCAGACGTCAGCGGCGCGGCAGAACAGGGGATAAATGCGTGCCGCGAGGGGAATATCGAAGATGCAATACGGCTCCTGGAGGAAGCGGCCGAATCTATGCCGCGCAGCGTTCGCGTGTTGGGACACCTCGGCGCCTCGTATTATGCGGCGCAACGGTACGGCGACGCAGCGGATGCTCTCACGCGCGCGCTCGAGGTGAGGCCGGATCTCGCGACCTTGCGCTATAACCTCGGCAACGCCCTGCTCGCCCAAGGCAAGTTGGCTGAGGCGAAGCTTGCGTTCCAGAGGGCGTGGGACGAGGATCCGAGTTGTACCGGGGCGCTGCTGATGCTGGTGTCCCTGGAGGGTGTCTCACGCTCGCGGTAG
- a CDS encoding FHA domain-containing protein — protein MYCQECGKESQPGEVICSSCGGALTDAELDLPEVAPFATSEPAQTEESGAARGAEAEATPRMPVAPPLPETDAAAGAAQGPRVDVTVGDLTGSYPLKPGVTTIGRTDPTTDSHPDVDLSMDAAVSRQHAEIRHTADGYRIYDVGSTNGTVVNGRQVPRHQEVPLADGDEIHVGESCRLTVRL, from the coding sequence ATGTACTGCCAGGAGTGTGGCAAGGAGTCTCAGCCCGGTGAGGTCATATGCTCCTCCTGCGGCGGCGCGTTGACCGATGCCGAACTCGATCTCCCCGAGGTCGCCCCGTTTGCCACTAGCGAGCCGGCCCAGACTGAAGAGAGCGGTGCGGCGCGAGGCGCCGAGGCGGAAGCGACTCCGCGCATGCCGGTCGCGCCGCCGCTGCCAGAGACGGACGCCGCGGCAGGAGCGGCGCAAGGCCCTCGGGTGGACGTCACCGTCGGCGACTTGACGGGCTCCTATCCTCTCAAGCCCGGCGTGACGACGATCGGGCGCACGGATCCGACCACAGATTCCCATCCGGATGTTGACCTGAGCATGGACGCGGCCGTGTCGCGTCAACACGCGGAGATCAGGCACACCGCGGACGGCTATCGCATATACGACGTAGGCAGCACCAATGGCACCGTGGTGAATGGGCGGCAGGTACCCCGCCATCAGGAGGTGCCCCTCGCCGACGGCGACGAGATTCACGTCGGGGAGAGCTGCAGACTCACCGTTCGCCTCTAG
- a CDS encoding serine/threonine protein kinase, which translates to MPTRRRYRDEIALAPGETIPESGRYRIERLIGSGTFALVYLAFRDDGAKVAIKEFRIPGDPRQKEDFQHLFEQEREVLRRMGSHPLVPDYLEDFQFDGRNYLLQEYVEGPSLADILERGERVPETQIITWALKLCEGAVYLQEHGIIHHDLKPENIEITADGTPVILDMGSAHVPGGRQSDFYGSDGYMAPEIREMLKQGDLEAHRRIDVFALGCILYEMMLGRRPTQDDIDMRSGRLVGPLLRELSDMHPGLVSVLVKALSFDRGYRYQSARELLDDLQAKGPPALVLSQTAIRFGEVSGRGHERRTIIASNHGAQTPEGKVRVRHDWLRVAVSDAPDEREVEFSADEVPITVTAYPERIQERGVEITADMEVTYQMGKIVVPCTITVVPQRATLQVSQASLYVSVQLGKQQQVQVGVRNVGEQGADVACTISGPEGVSVAPQALHLEPLESGAVMVTADGQRLKKGSHAARLTFQAQGGHEAQANLTVDVFGSIYDTLRARMAARRSRTS; encoded by the coding sequence ATGCCTACCCGGCGACGATACCGTGACGAGATCGCGCTGGCGCCGGGCGAGACGATCCCCGAGTCCGGGCGATATCGCATCGAGCGCCTGATCGGCAGCGGCACGTTTGCCCTGGTCTATCTCGCCTTCCGCGACGACGGCGCCAAAGTAGCGATCAAGGAATTCCGCATTCCCGGCGATCCGCGACAGAAGGAGGATTTCCAGCATCTGTTCGAGCAGGAGCGCGAGGTCCTACGGCGCATGGGCAGCCACCCGTTGGTACCGGACTACCTCGAGGACTTCCAGTTCGACGGGCGCAACTATCTCCTGCAGGAGTACGTGGAAGGCCCCAGCCTGGCGGACATACTCGAGCGCGGCGAGCGCGTGCCCGAGACGCAGATCATCACATGGGCGCTCAAGCTGTGCGAGGGGGCGGTATACCTTCAAGAGCACGGCATTATTCACCACGACCTCAAGCCTGAGAACATTGAGATCACTGCCGACGGCACCCCCGTGATACTCGATATGGGGTCGGCCCACGTTCCGGGCGGGCGACAGTCCGACTTCTACGGGTCTGACGGGTACATGGCGCCCGAGATTCGCGAGATGCTGAAGCAGGGCGACCTCGAGGCCCATCGACGGATAGACGTGTTCGCCCTGGGATGCATTCTGTACGAGATGATGCTGGGGCGGCGGCCGACGCAGGATGATATTGACATGCGAAGCGGGCGCCTGGTGGGACCGCTCCTGCGCGAACTGAGCGACATGCATCCCGGCCTGGTGAGCGTCCTCGTCAAGGCATTGAGCTTCGACCGCGGCTACCGGTATCAAAGCGCGCGGGAATTGCTGGATGACCTGCAGGCCAAGGGCCCGCCGGCGCTGGTGCTCAGCCAGACAGCGATCCGTTTCGGCGAGGTGAGCGGGCGCGGCCACGAGCGCCGCACCATAATCGCCAGTAATCACGGCGCCCAGACCCCGGAGGGCAAGGTGCGCGTGCGGCACGACTGGCTCCGCGTCGCCGTTTCCGACGCGCCCGACGAGCGCGAAGTCGAGTTCAGCGCCGATGAAGTGCCGATCACAGTCACCGCCTATCCTGAGCGGATTCAGGAGCGGGGTGTAGAGATCACCGCAGACATGGAAGTAACGTACCAGATGGGTAAGATCGTCGTGCCGTGCACGATCACGGTGGTGCCGCAGCGCGCGACTCTGCAGGTTTCACAAGCGTCGCTCTACGTCAGCGTACAGCTGGGCAAGCAGCAACAGGTGCAAGTGGGCGTCCGCAACGTCGGGGAACAGGGGGCGGACGTAGCGTGCACCATCAGCGGGCCGGAAGGCGTTTCCGTCGCGCCGCAGGCACTCCATCTCGAACCTCTTGAGAGCGGCGCGGTCATGGTGACTGCGGATGGGCAGCGCCTGAAAAAGGGCTCCCACGCCGCGCGGTTGACGTTCCAGGCACAAGGCGGGCACGAAGCGCAGGCGAATCTAACGGTTGACGTTTTCGGCAGCATCTACGATACTCTGCGGGCGCGAATGGCCGCGCGCCGTAGTCGCACGTCTTAG
- a CDS encoding VWA domain-containing protein yields MSSDMEITITPERAPVGAASGEDRQAHLLVQLRPTAAPTARVPVDACFVLDCSGTMRRFQLAADEIARWADIARGRGELQMVTADRREGAIFTGRTAQELQATATKPLVVAARAVKEVVGGLSESDSASLIAFADRASVVYDGASYFDKGQMFEVINELLTDSGAFQLGDGTMMAQAVELAGKQIAKAAQAGTVSRVIIITDGIVHDPGETLQRLDNLRAQGAGITTIGIGQDFDEEYLARVADRSGGQYYYAADPSELGRHLSQELSRLQATACQDARFGIKGERDTVVVDIHQVQPAIRGFEEIVTEEGWTKVKLGELPGGEVTSLLVELGLPDLPDGQQHVATIEAAWRSTGSTQLKTTQAEAIIPYQKSLTPAEPKPEIAGIIDRVAVYKAEREAQWAQQDGDVDRATRRLREATRLLKKIGDDKLAAEFERQAEDLEKGAPEDRSRTKRLKAATRRLGA; encoded by the coding sequence ATGAGCAGCGATATGGAGATTACCATCACCCCCGAGCGCGCTCCCGTCGGCGCCGCCAGCGGCGAGGATCGCCAGGCGCACCTTCTGGTTCAGTTGCGCCCGACCGCAGCACCGACCGCACGCGTTCCGGTGGACGCGTGCTTTGTCCTCGATTGCAGCGGCACCATGCGGCGCTTCCAACTCGCGGCGGACGAGATCGCTCGCTGGGCCGACATCGCGCGCGGCCGCGGCGAGCTGCAGATGGTAACCGCCGACCGCCGCGAAGGCGCCATCTTCACCGGCCGCACCGCGCAGGAACTGCAGGCCACTGCGACCAAGCCGTTGGTTGTCGCCGCCCGCGCCGTGAAGGAAGTCGTAGGCGGGCTGTCCGAGTCGGACAGCGCATCCCTCATTGCCTTCGCCGATCGCGCCAGCGTCGTCTATGACGGCGCCAGCTATTTCGACAAGGGCCAAATGTTCGAGGTCATCAACGAACTCCTCACCGATTCCGGCGCGTTTCAACTCGGCGACGGCACGATGATGGCGCAAGCCGTCGAGCTCGCGGGCAAGCAGATCGCCAAAGCGGCGCAGGCGGGTACCGTCAGCCGCGTCATTATCATCACCGACGGTATCGTTCACGACCCAGGCGAGACGCTGCAGCGCCTTGACAATCTGCGCGCTCAAGGAGCGGGGATAACGACCATCGGCATCGGTCAGGACTTCGATGAGGAATACTTGGCGCGCGTTGCCGACCGCAGCGGCGGCCAGTACTATTACGCGGCCGACCCCTCCGAATTGGGGCGCCATCTGTCGCAGGAACTGAGCCGCCTGCAGGCCACCGCCTGCCAGGACGCGCGCTTCGGCATCAAAGGCGAGCGCGACACTGTCGTCGTGGACATCCACCAGGTGCAGCCCGCAATCAGAGGATTCGAAGAGATCGTCACCGAGGAGGGGTGGACGAAGGTCAAGCTGGGCGAGTTGCCCGGAGGCGAAGTCACGTCACTGCTCGTCGAGCTAGGCCTCCCGGATCTGCCCGACGGCCAGCAACACGTAGCGACGATCGAAGCCGCCTGGCGTTCGACCGGCTCGACGCAGCTTAAGACTACTCAGGCGGAGGCCATCATACCCTACCAGAAGTCACTGACGCCTGCCGAGCCCAAGCCGGAGATCGCCGGCATTATTGACCGTGTGGCGGTGTACAAGGCCGAGCGCGAGGCCCAGTGGGCGCAGCAGGATGGCGATGTGGATCGCGCCACCCGCAGGCTGCGCGAAGCCACGCGGCTACTGAAGAAGATCGGTGACGACAAGCTCGCCGCCGAGTTCGAGCGCCAGGCCGAGGATCTCGAGAAAGGCGCGCCCGAGGACCGCAGCCGCACCAAGCGGCTCAAGGCGGCAACCAGGCGCCTCGGCGCGTAG
- a CDS encoding DUF1559 domain-containing protein has translation MTRKGFTLIELLVVIAIIAILAALLFPVFAAAREKARQATCLSNMKQIALAAIMYASDYDEVFVPYTDVTWTHYWAGTRTPEGLDRKSSPLHPYSKTPDLQRCPSTRAASRGFGTGYGYNWVYVGSDIGPSGGTGAYDWSGFPGQPASFVDLEHPTTTVLFADSEVDWELGTGPEESIAVTAPSEQFGYNDIGYRHQRTASVAFCDGHVKSMTRDKLESTIPVKDKWFRRD, from the coding sequence ATGACGAGGAAAGGCTTCACGCTGATCGAGTTGCTGGTCGTAATTGCGATAATCGCAATTCTGGCGGCGCTGTTGTTCCCGGTGTTCGCGGCGGCCAGAGAGAAGGCGCGCCAGGCAACGTGTCTGTCGAACATGAAACAAATCGCGCTCGCGGCGATCATGTACGCGTCCGATTACGATGAGGTATTCGTGCCGTACACCGACGTCACATGGACCCACTATTGGGCAGGCACGCGCACGCCCGAGGGGCTTGACCGCAAGAGCAGCCCGCTCCACCCCTACTCGAAGACCCCCGACCTTCAGCGCTGCCCGAGCACCCGCGCGGCGAGCCGGGGATTCGGCACAGGGTACGGCTACAATTGGGTCTACGTCGGCTCGGATATCGGCCCGTCCGGCGGCACCGGGGCCTATGACTGGTCGGGCTTTCCCGGCCAGCCGGCGAGCTTCGTTGACCTGGAGCATCCCACGACGACGGTCCTGTTCGCCGACAGCGAGGTGGATTGGGAACTCGGCACGGGGCCTGAGGAAAGCATCGCCGTCACCGCACCCAGCGAACAGTTCGGCTATAACGATATTGGCTACAGACACCAGCGCACCGCGAGCGTGGCATTCTGCGACGGCCACGTGAAGTCCATGACGCGAGACAAACTGGAGTCCACCATTCCCGTCAAGGACAAGTGGTTCCGGCGCGACTAG
- a CDS encoding cobalamin-binding protein has translation MRSPDRCLWLLPLCATLALAIAGGCAAPTASPGTTPTGAFPVTVRDALGNQVTVRAAPQRIVSLAPAMTEILFALGLRKRIVGVTEYCDYPAAARSKPRIGGIVNPSVERILAHKPDLVLGMRLNPKPVLRTISKAGIPVYAAEPRSIDEVLATIGTLGTLTDERESAARLVDGLRERLQTVRRKTRGLSQPTAMLLYSEDPLWVAGADSFPDHAIRLAGGRNAANDVKGYKHYSVEMLLARDPEAIFLTSMESGNDADRLRRFTTRPSMRSLSAVKHHRVYVINADIVDRAAPRIVQGVEQIAACLHPQAFTSH, from the coding sequence ATGAGATCGCCCGACCGATGCCTCTGGCTCTTGCCGCTATGCGCGACGCTCGCGCTCGCCATCGCCGGTGGATGCGCGGCGCCGACCGCGTCCCCCGGCACGACGCCGACCGGTGCGTTCCCCGTGACCGTACGTGATGCACTGGGCAACCAGGTCACAGTCCGCGCGGCGCCGCAGCGCATCGTGTCGCTGGCGCCAGCCATGACGGAGATCCTGTTCGCTCTCGGACTGCGCAAGAGGATCGTGGGGGTCACGGAGTACTGCGATTACCCGGCCGCGGCCAGGTCGAAGCCCAGGATAGGCGGCATCGTGAACCCGAGCGTCGAGCGCATCCTGGCGCACAAGCCGGATCTGGTGCTCGGCATGCGCCTCAATCCCAAACCGGTGCTGCGAACCATCTCAAAGGCCGGCATACCAGTGTACGCCGCCGAACCGCGCAGCATCGACGAGGTCCTGGCAACCATTGGAACCCTCGGCACGCTAACGGATGAGCGCGAGAGCGCCGCACGGCTGGTGGACGGCCTGCGCGAACGCCTGCAAACGGTGCGACGTAAAACGCGCGGCCTGTCGCAGCCGACTGCCATGCTCCTGTACTCGGAAGACCCGTTGTGGGTCGCTGGGGCCGATTCGTTTCCCGATCATGCGATCCGTCTCGCCGGCGGACGCAACGCGGCGAACGATGTTAAGGGGTACAAGCACTACAGCGTGGAGATGCTTCTGGCGCGCGATCCCGAGGCGATCTTCCTGACCTCAATGGAAAGCGGAAACGATGCGGATCGGCTGCGGCGATTCACGACGCGGCCGAGCATGCGCAGTCTGTCCGCCGTCAAGCACCACCGGGTGTACGTCATAAACGCGGATATAGTGGATCGCGCCGCACCGCGCATAGTCCAAGGCGTCGAGCAGATCGCGGCGTGCCTGCACCCCCAAGCCTTCACGTCTCACTAG
- a CDS encoding aminotransferase class IV family protein produces the protein MKNLVWMNGEFVPADRACVALLDRGYLYGEGLFETMRSYGGRIFALERHLGRLLSSAAEFGLDIGVGEEELAESLARTLQANDLSDAYLRLTVSQQCDAPGIESRAAGRFTISIIARPLTASHRGDANGVSAIVLAAGTAPPVSLARHKTLSFLAYVRARAAARVGAADDALLANAVGEITEASTANVFFAMRGRLVTPAIECGLLPGVTRAVVLELARAAGIDTAEEAVRPTEFPACEECFLTNSLVELQPVTRINGRPVGDETPGPVWSALAASYRRLAACASET, from the coding sequence GTGAAGAATCTCGTCTGGATGAACGGCGAATTCGTGCCCGCCGATCGCGCCTGCGTTGCGCTCCTCGACCGCGGCTACTTGTACGGTGAGGGCCTCTTCGAGACCATGCGCTCTTACGGCGGGCGCATCTTCGCCCTCGAGCGACACCTTGGCCGGCTGCTGTCGTCCGCGGCGGAGTTCGGCCTGGACATCGGAGTGGGGGAGGAGGAGCTGGCGGAAAGCCTCGCCCGTACACTGCAGGCGAATGACCTATCGGATGCCTACCTTCGGCTCACGGTCTCCCAGCAGTGCGACGCTCCCGGCATCGAATCGCGGGCGGCAGGTCGCTTCACGATCAGCATCATCGCTCGCCCTCTCACCGCATCTCATCGTGGGGATGCCAACGGCGTAAGCGCGATCGTCCTCGCTGCGGGCACGGCGCCGCCGGTGAGCCTTGCCCGGCACAAGACACTGAGCTTTCTCGCCTACGTTCGGGCGCGGGCAGCGGCGCGCGTGGGCGCGGCGGATGACGCCTTGTTGGCGAACGCCGTTGGCGAGATAACGGAGGCGAGCACGGCTAACGTGTTCTTTGCCATGCGCGGACGCCTGGTGACGCCTGCGATTGAATGCGGCCTACTGCCGGGCGTCACACGCGCAGTAGTCCTGGAACTCGCGCGCGCCGCAGGCATTGATACCGCCGAGGAAGCGGTGCGGCCGACCGAGTTCCCGGCATGTGAGGAGTGTTTCCTGACCAACTCCCTCGTCGAGCTTCAGCCGGTGACGCGAATCAACGGACGGCCGGTGGGGGATGAGACGCCGGGCCCGGTATGGTCTGCGCTGGCTGCCTCGTACAGGCGCCTCGCCGCCTGCGCTAGTGAGACGTGA
- the pabB gene encoding aminodeoxychorismate synthase component I — protein sequence MRPIVREITYPQDPFRCFQALARRRAPFFLDSALVDGRLGRWSFMGSDPFAILRSSGGNISLHGLTREQSWHSPFAAVKEIVASCALEREPGDPPFLGGAVGYWGYELRHFVERLPQDVVDDVPVPDCCIGFYDTIIAVDHLQGRAWAIAAPVAQGRGDPRERLDRLTALIAAPPGEGAARPVTRGPRPALALHPVPDAPELFSNFTRDGYIEGVRRAKEYIAAGDTFQINLSHRLSAPVNEPPIELYGRLRRVNPAPFAAYLDYGDFSVLSASPERFLQIRGSDVETRPIKGTRPRGAAPEEDERLARELLASEKDRAENVMIVDLERNDIGRTCAYGSVRVTELCALEKYETVFHLVSTVVGRLHEGFGAVDCLKACFPGGSITGAPKVRSMEIIDELEPTCRGVYTGAIGYLCFSGDMDTNIVIRTMVVKDGWAHFQVGGGIVADSDPEAEYQETLDKARALIAAVAQPAGAKIL from the coding sequence GTGAGACCGATAGTCCGAGAGATCACGTACCCGCAGGACCCCTTCCGCTGCTTCCAGGCGCTGGCTCGTCGGCGTGCTCCATTTTTCCTGGACAGCGCACTGGTTGACGGCCGCCTCGGACGGTGGTCCTTTATGGGCAGCGATCCGTTCGCTATCCTTCGGTCGTCCGGCGGCAACATCAGTTTGCATGGCCTGACGCGAGAACAGAGTTGGCACAGCCCCTTCGCCGCCGTCAAGGAGATCGTCGCTTCATGCGCGCTCGAGCGCGAGCCCGGCGACCCACCGTTCCTTGGGGGCGCGGTTGGGTATTGGGGATACGAGCTGCGCCATTTCGTGGAGCGGCTGCCGCAGGACGTCGTGGATGATGTGCCCGTGCCGGATTGTTGCATTGGGTTCTACGATACGATCATCGCGGTGGACCATTTACAGGGACGCGCTTGGGCTATTGCGGCGCCGGTTGCGCAGGGAAGGGGAGATCCGCGGGAGCGCCTTGACCGACTGACCGCGCTCATCGCGGCCCCGCCCGGGGAGGGCGCGGCGCGGCCCGTGACGCGCGGTCCTCGCCCGGCGCTCGCCTTGCACCCGGTGCCGGACGCCCCGGAGCTGTTCTCTAACTTCACCCGCGACGGGTACATCGAAGGGGTGCGTCGAGCCAAGGAGTACATCGCCGCCGGGGACACGTTTCAGATCAACCTGTCGCATCGTCTGTCGGCTCCGGTGAATGAGCCGCCGATCGAGCTCTACGGACGGCTGCGACGGGTTAATCCCGCCCCGTTCGCGGCATATCTGGATTATGGGGATTTCTCGGTGCTCAGCGCGTCACCGGAGCGTTTCCTGCAGATTCGAGGCAGCGACGTGGAAACAAGACCGATCAAGGGCACGCGGCCGCGCGGTGCCGCGCCCGAGGAAGACGAACGCCTCGCCCGCGAACTGCTGGCGAGTGAGAAAGACCGCGCCGAGAACGTGATGATAGTTGACCTCGAGCGCAACGACATCGGGCGAACGTGCGCCTACGGCAGCGTCCGCGTCACGGAGCTGTGCGCCCTCGAGAAGTACGAGACCGTGTTCCATCTCGTCTCGACGGTTGTCGGGCGCTTGCATGAGGGATTCGGCGCTGTCGACTGCCTCAAGGCATGTTTCCCGGGGGGCTCCATCACGGGCGCGCCAAAGGTGCGCAGCATGGAGATCATTGACGAACTGGAGCCGACCTGCCGCGGCGTGTACACCGGAGCGATCGGATACCTGTGCTTCTCCGGGGACATGGATACCAACATCGTGATACGCACGATGGTTGTCAAGGACGGCTGGGCTCACTTCCAGGTCGGCGGCGGGATTGTCGCCGATTCCGATCCCGAGGCCGAATACCAGGAGACGCTGGACAAGGCGCGCGCGCTCATCGCTGCGGTCGCGCAGCCGGCCGGCGCCAAGATACTGTGA
- a CDS encoding type II secretion system protein gives MLRVTGRKQGFTLIEMLIVIVVVAILAMIVIPRILSAGRRGREASLKADLKQLRDAIERFEANTAAWPPSLTDLVAADGAAISADADGRGMSVDRSAYDGPYLRTADGGLPADPFTGAADWAYDNSTGEVHTSSTLTALDGSAYATW, from the coding sequence ATGTTGCGAGTTACTGGTAGGAAGCAGGGCTTTACCCTCATCGAGATGCTGATCGTGATCGTGGTCGTGGCTATCCTTGCCATGATCGTGATCCCGCGGATCCTCAGTGCCGGTCGCAGAGGGCGTGAGGCATCGCTGAAGGCGGACCTCAAACAGCTCCGCGACGCAATCGAGCGCTTCGAGGCGAACACAGCCGCATGGCCGCCGTCGTTGACCGACCTCGTGGCCGCGGACGGTGCTGCCATCAGCGCCGACGCGGATGGCCGGGGCATGAGTGTGGACCGCTCGGCATACGACGGGCCCTACCTGCGCACCGCCGACGGCGGGTTGCCTGCGGACCCGTTCACAGGAGCGGCGGACTGGGCGTACGACAATTCTACCGGGGAAGTCCACACCAGTTCAACATTGACCGCTCTTGACGGCAGTGCGTACGCGACGTGGTGA
- a CDS encoding DUF4129 domain-containing protein has product MTRAVVLAVVLFASGRAAAAQVMTPAEYGRVIGHAAQALEDAAASDQDPKPLAKAALEVMPKHAEVRSDTDGRTIKVDNTDLIRALRGQVTEGRAGIRTAAGVLRNLERNMAVESKAPPADARGALERVLQRREFRPSALDKARAWFNRLAMRALLGVSRAIAYLFTRLHLPGIELPLGWQRFIVRAILVLCGVVAFILVVRLVMRLPLRRARSLPVAPQPLAAKSHGAWLADAEAALKAQDYRAAVRALHMAALMKLDEAGHIRYVDSRTDGRFTRALRQGGRHDLADTLSSLSTVFAAVWYGMRPAGPGEYTTAEAQWRQLEALAGA; this is encoded by the coding sequence GTGACGCGCGCAGTTGTCCTGGCCGTTGTGCTGTTTGCCTCTGGGCGCGCCGCGGCCGCACAGGTCATGACGCCTGCTGAATACGGCCGCGTCATCGGTCACGCCGCGCAAGCCCTCGAGGACGCTGCTGCGAGCGACCAAGACCCCAAGCCCCTCGCGAAAGCCGCTCTGGAGGTCATGCCGAAACACGCTGAAGTCCGCTCCGACACCGACGGGCGGACGATCAAGGTAGATAACACCGATCTGATCCGCGCCCTTCGCGGGCAAGTCACGGAAGGCCGCGCCGGCATCCGCACGGCTGCCGGCGTTCTCCGCAACTTGGAACGCAACATGGCGGTCGAGTCCAAGGCGCCGCCCGCCGATGCGCGCGGCGCGCTGGAGCGAGTGCTGCAACGTCGCGAATTCAGGCCGAGCGCGCTCGACAAGGCGCGGGCGTGGTTCAACCGACTGGCCATGCGCGCGCTGTTGGGGGTCAGTCGCGCCATCGCCTACCTCTTCACTCGCCTGCACCTCCCCGGCATCGAACTGCCGCTGGGTTGGCAGCGTTTCATCGTGCGCGCCATACTGGTGCTCTGCGGCGTTGTGGCCTTTATCCTCGTCGTGCGGCTCGTAATGCGCCTGCCCTTGCGGCGCGCGCGCTCTCTGCCCGTGGCACCGCAACCGCTTGCGGCCAAATCACACGGCGCCTGGCTGGCGGACGCCGAAGCGGCACTGAAGGCGCAGGACTACCGCGCCGCCGTGCGCGCGCTGCACATGGCGGCGCTGATGAAACTGGACGAGGCCGGCCATATCAGGTACGTGGACTCGCGCACCGACGGGAGATTCACACGCGCGCTGCGGCAGGGCGGCCGGCATGACCTCGCGGATACGTTGTCCTCGCTCAGCACGGTCTTCGCCGCAGTGTGGTACGGGATGCGGCCGGCAGGGCCGGGCGAGTACACCACAGCCGAGGCGCAATGGCGCCAACTGGAGGCTCTGGCGGGCGCATGA